Genomic DNA from Desulfurivibrio alkaliphilus AHT 2:
GATTCGGGCAAGCAGCCGGGCGCCGCGTACCCCGGTACGCAAGCCCGTCTGCTTGCCCGAAGATGTGGTGCTGCTGCACGATTACACCGGTTTCAGGCGCAGGGCCAGCAGTAGCCCCAGGATGGTGCAGAGCCCGGCCATCAGGAAGCTGCCGCCGAAGCTGCCGGTTTTTTCCGCCATGATCCCGGCCATGGCCGGGCCGGCGATCTGGCCGATGGCAAAGATGAAGGTGACCAGGCCGAAGATGCGGGCCGCTTGCTGCGGCCCGGCGTAATCGCCCACCATGGCGGCGATGATGGAGGGAATGGACCAGGCCACCAGGCCGAATAGACAGACTGAAAGCAATAGCAGGGCCGGCGGCGGGCCGGCGGCCACCAGCAGGTAAGCGGTGGTCTGGATGGCAAAGACCAGGGCCAGGGTCTTTTTGCGGCCGATGCGGTCGGACATGGTGCCGAACACCGGCCCGGAAAGCAGGCTCAGCACCCCCACCACGGCCCAGAAATAACCGGCGGTGGTGGGGGCGAAACCGTGCTCGTTAATCAGGGTGGTGACGATGAAGGTGGTGTAAATTACGTAAGTATAGCCAAACAGGAAGTAGATGGCGCCCAGGTGGGCGATGATTTTAGGGGTGATCCGGTTGCTCTCGTCGCCTGGCCTGGGCAGGCCGTCGGCCCCGGTCTGTTCGCCGTAGGGGCGCAACCCTTTCTCCTGCGGGGAATTACGCATGATCGCCAGGCAAAGCAGGGCGATGGCCAGAACGAGCAACCCCAGCACCTGCCAGCTCAGCCGCCAGCCCAACTCAGGGCCCGCCAGCCGGTTGATCTGGGGGATCAGCCAGCCGGAAAGTAAAATGGCAAAGCCGCTGCCGATCACCACGAAGCCGGTGGCCCGGCCACGCTGGCGGCGGTGGAACCAGTGCGAGATCAGCCCCATGACCGGCACGTTGGCCGCCCCGCTGCCCATGCCGCAGAGCATGTAAAGCAGCAGAATGATGGCCAGCGAGTTGCTGAAGCCGATCAGGATCATGGTCAGCCCGATCAGGGTCAGGGCCAGGGTGATCAGCAGGCGATAGCCCAGCCGGTCGGCCAGGGCACCGCAGAAGAGCACGGCGGCCAGGTAGCCCACGAAGTTCATGGTGCCCACCAGCCCCATCTGGCTGTAGCTCAAGTCCAGGCCCTGGCCCATGCCGGGCAGGATCATCCCCAGGGCAAAGCGGGCCAGGCCCAGGCAGGCAAACACGCAAAAGGTGCCCGCCAGGACGATATACCAGCCATAATGGATCAATTACTTCTACTTTTGCTGGGCGGCAGCCAGGGCGGCGGCGAAACCAGCGGCGGCGCGGCTGATCACCTCATCTTCCACACAGAAAGCCAGGCGGAAGTAGCCCGGCATCCCGAAGCCCCGCCCCGGGACGGCCAGAATCTTCTCTTCGGCCAGCAGCCCCACGAACTCGGCATCATCGGCCAGGGGTGACTTGGGAAAGAGGTAAAAGGCGCCTTTGGGCGGCACGAACTGGTAGCCGGCCTCCCGCAGTACCTTGCAAAACAGCTCCCGCCGCCGGGTGTAAATTTCGGTGTCCACCGTTACCCCCTGCAGTTCGGCCACCACCCGCTGCATCAGGGCCGGGGCATTGACAAAGCCCAAAATACGGTTGGCCAGGGTCATGGCCCCCATCAGCGGCCCCTTATCGGCAATTTCCGGGTGCACGGCGATGTAGCCGATGCGCTCGCCGGGCAGGGAGAGATCCTTGGAGTAAGAGGAAACCACCAGGCTGTGGCGATAAGCCTGGAAGATGCTGGGCACCTCATGGTCGTCGAAGACGATCTTGCGGTAGGGTTCGTCGGCGATCAGGTAAATGGGCTGCCCGGCTTCCTCCAGGACGGTGGCCAGTCGGGCCAGCTCGTCGGCGCTGTAAATCTGGCCGGTGGGGTTGTTGGGGCTGTTGATGATGATGGCCTTGGTTTTCGGACCGATGGCCGCTTCGATGGCGGCGATATCCAGGCTGAAGTCCTCCCGGGTGTTGACCACCTTGGCGGTGCCGCCGTGGTTGTCGACGTAGAAGTTGTACTCCACGAAGAAAGGCGCCAGGATGATCACCTCATCGCCCGGGTCCAGCAGGGCCTTCAAAATAACATTGAGGCCACCGGCGGCCCCCACGGTCATCAGGATTTCCTCCTCGCCCAGGGTCATGCCCTGTTCGTTGCCGATTTGTGCGGCCAGGGCGGCCCGCACGAAAGGATAACCGCCGTTGGGCATGTAGCTGTGACGACCGGGCCCGGCTTCGGCCGCCACTTTTTGCAGGGTGGTGGCAAATTGCGCCGGGGGAGGCAGATCCGGGTTGCCCAGGCTGAAATCAAAGACGTTGTCGGCGCCGTGGATGCTCTTGAGTTTGGCGCCTTCCTCGAACATCTTGCGAATCCAGGAAGAACGCTCGGCAAAGGCGATCATTTTCTGCGAAATAGCCATGTGGGTAATCCTCTATTGAGTTAGCGGTTGAATATAAACCCTGGTACAAGCTTGTAACCGTCGGGCAGTGCCCCGGATTGCGGCAAGCAGCCCGGCGCCGCGTACACCAGTACGCAAGCGGGGCTGATCGCCCGAAGATGCGGTGCTGCTGAACGCTTACCGCAAGGCGGGGTGCTGCCCGACGGTTACAGTTGGCGTTTGTCGATGATTCTCTGGGCCTTGCCCTCGGAGCGTTCCAGGCTCTTTTCTTCCACCAGGCGCACGTTTACCCCGATACCCAGTTCCGAGGCCAGCCGGTTTTTGATGGTGTCGATGACCTCCCGCTGCTTGCGCATCTCATCGAAAAAGATGGCCTCGGTCACCTCCACCAGCACGGTGATCTTGTCCACCCGGCCTTCCCGCTCCACCACGATCTGGTAGTGGGGCTTGGTACCCTCGACTTCAAAGAGCACGTTTTCAATCTGCGAGGGGTAGACATTGACCCCCTTGACAATCAGCATGTCGTCGGTGCGGCCGGTGATCCGTTCCATGCGGCGCAGGGTGCGGCCGCAGGGGCAGGGCTCTTCGATGAGCCGGGTCAAATCGCGGGTGCGGTAGCGGATCAGGGGAAAGGCTTCCTTGGTGAGGGTGGTGATCACCAGCTCCCCGATCTCGCCCGGGGCCACCGGCTCCAGGGTGTCGGGGTTGATGATCTCGACCAGGAAGTGGTCTTCGTTGATGTGCAGGCCGCTACGCTCCTGACATTCGCCGGCCACCCCCGGACCCATGATCTCGGACAGGCCGTAGTTGTCGGTGGCGATGATGTTGAGCTTGCTTTCAATCTCCCGGCGCATGGCCTCGCTCCAGGGTTCGGCCCCGAACATCCCGTATTTGAGCGAGAAGGCGTTGAGCGGCAGCCCCAGCTCCTCGATGGTGTCGGCCAGCAGCAGGGCGTAGCTGGGGGTGCAGATCAGGGCGGTGGTGCGGAAATCCTGCATGATCCGGAGCTGCCGCCGGGTGTTGCCGCTGGAGATGGGAATTACCGAAGCACCCACCAGTTCGGCCCCGTAGTGCAGGCCGAAACCGCCGGTGAAAAGCCCGTAGCCGAAGGCGATCTGGACCACGTCGTCCTTACCCACCCCGGCGGCGGTGAGCACCCGGGCGGTGAGACTGGACCAGGTTTTGATGTCGTTGCCGGTATAACCCACCACCGTGGCCTGGCCGGTGGTGCCGGAAGATGAATGCACCCGGACCACGTCGCGCAAAGGTACGG
This window encodes:
- a CDS encoding phenylacetate--CoA ligase family protein → MYWNEAKECMKRDELEQLQLERLQATLFRVATHVPFYRQKFKELKIDPDGFRSLDELRSLPFTVKQDLRDNYPYGLFAVPLRDVVRVHSSSGTTGQATVVGYTGNDIKTWSSLTARVLTAAGVGKDDVVQIAFGYGLFTGGFGLHYGAELVGASVIPISSGNTRRQLRIMQDFRTTALICTPSYALLLADTIEELGLPLNAFSLKYGMFGAEPWSEAMRREIESKLNIIATDNYGLSEIMGPGVAGECQERSGLHINEDHFLVEIINPDTLEPVAPGEIGELVITTLTKEAFPLIRYRTRDLTRLIEEPCPCGRTLRRMERITGRTDDMLIVKGVNVYPSQIENVLFEVEGTKPHYQIVVEREGRVDKITVLVEVTEAIFFDEMRKQREVIDTIKNRLASELGIGVNVRLVEEKSLERSEGKAQRIIDKRQL
- a CDS encoding MFS transporter, with product MIHYGWYIVLAGTFCVFACLGLARFALGMILPGMGQGLDLSYSQMGLVGTMNFVGYLAAVLFCGALADRLGYRLLITLALTLIGLTMILIGFSNSLAIILLLYMLCGMGSGAANVPVMGLISHWFHRRQRGRATGFVVIGSGFAILLSGWLIPQINRLAGPELGWRLSWQVLGLLVLAIALLCLAIMRNSPQEKGLRPYGEQTGADGLPRPGDESNRITPKIIAHLGAIYFLFGYTYVIYTTFIVTTLINEHGFAPTTAGYFWAVVGVLSLLSGPVFGTMSDRIGRKKTLALVFAIQTTAYLLVAAGPPPALLLLSVCLFGLVAWSIPSIIAAMVGDYAGPQQAARIFGLVTFIFAIGQIAGPAMAGIMAEKTGSFGGSFLMAGLCTILGLLLALRLKPV
- a CDS encoding pyridoxal phosphate-dependent aminotransferase — translated: MAISQKMIAFAERSSWIRKMFEEGAKLKSIHGADNVFDFSLGNPDLPPPAQFATTLQKVAAEAGPGRHSYMPNGGYPFVRAALAAQIGNEQGMTLGEEEILMTVGAAGGLNVILKALLDPGDEVIILAPFFVEYNFYVDNHGGTAKVVNTREDFSLDIAAIEAAIGPKTKAIIINSPNNPTGQIYSADELARLATVLEEAGQPIYLIADEPYRKIVFDDHEVPSIFQAYRHSLVVSSYSKDLSLPGERIGYIAVHPEIADKGPLMGAMTLANRILGFVNAPALMQRVVAELQGVTVDTEIYTRRRELFCKVLREAGYQFVPPKGAFYLFPKSPLADDAEFVGLLAEEKILAVPGRGFGMPGYFRLAFCVEDEVISRAAAGFAAALAAAQQK